In one window of Nocardiopsis aegyptia DNA:
- a CDS encoding peptidylprolyl isomerase, which yields MSDSKGQPTARLNTNKGTIVVKLFEEEAPETVANFIGLADGSKQWMDPTTGKPSNNSLYEGTIFHRVIDGFMIQGGDPLGTGRGGPGYTFGDEIHPKLRFDRPFLLAMANAGPGTNGSQFFITVDKPYWLDGRHTIFGEVVEGQDVVGEIATTPTDAQDRPREDVVINSIEIAR from the coding sequence GTGTCCGACTCCAAGGGTCAGCCCACCGCGCGGCTGAACACCAACAAGGGAACCATCGTCGTCAAGCTGTTCGAGGAGGAGGCGCCCGAGACGGTCGCCAACTTCATCGGGCTGGCGGACGGGTCGAAGCAGTGGATGGACCCCACCACGGGCAAGCCGTCCAACAACAGCCTGTACGAGGGCACGATCTTCCACCGCGTGATCGACGGCTTCATGATCCAGGGCGGCGACCCGCTCGGCACCGGCCGTGGCGGCCCCGGCTACACCTTCGGTGACGAGATCCACCCGAAGCTGCGCTTCGACCGTCCGTTCCTGCTGGCCATGGCCAACGCGGGCCCGGGCACCAACGGGTCGCAGTTCTTCATCACCGTCGACAAGCCCTACTGGCTCGACGGCCGCCACACGATCTTCGGCGAGGTCGTCGAGGGCCAGGACGTCGTGGGCGAGATCGCGACGACCCCGACCGACGCCCAGGACCGTCCCCGCGAGGACGTGGTGATCAACAGCATCGAGATCGCCCGCTAG
- a CDS encoding WhiB family transcriptional regulator produces MWNEKMAARAKCREIDPDALFVQGAAQNRAKLICRGCPVRTQCLAEALDSRIEFGVWGGMTERERRALLRRRKDVTNWYELLTSAERHYERERTDQEAARPVGVPTAAQR; encoded by the coding sequence ATGTGGAACGAAAAGATGGCGGCGCGCGCCAAATGCCGGGAGATCGACCCTGACGCGCTGTTCGTGCAGGGCGCGGCCCAGAACCGGGCCAAACTGATCTGCCGTGGCTGCCCCGTCCGGACGCAGTGTCTGGCCGAAGCGCTGGACAGCCGTATCGAGTTCGGTGTCTGGGGAGGCATGACCGAACGGGAGCGCCGGGCGCTGCTGCGCCGGCGCAAGGACGTCACCAACTGGTACGAGCTGCTCACCAGCGCGGAGCGGCACTACGAGCGCGAGCGCACCGACCAGGAGGCTGCCAGGCCGGTCGGTGTGCCGACCGCCGCGCAGCGGTAG
- a CDS encoding DUF1707 and DUF4870 domain-containing protein, with amino-acid sequence MRRPGDRSVVQPHLRLTHADRDAVAEVLREAYSQGQLDEDEFEERLDTAMRAKVGAELEPLTADLGVAPLGPTAGPAAAAAATTGPGPKEPLESTSTERVLAGVGHAGNYFFPVVAPLVLFLVGDRTSPYLRRQALESLNFQLFCIIGGIASVLLAWLVLPVAILICILVGWMVLPAVATVASLLGRNWRYPMPFRVIKDD; translated from the coding sequence GTGAGGCGACCAGGGGACCGGTCCGTTGTCCAACCGCACCTCCGGCTCACCCATGCGGACCGGGACGCCGTCGCGGAGGTCCTCCGCGAGGCCTACAGCCAGGGACAGCTCGACGAGGACGAGTTCGAGGAGCGCCTGGACACCGCCATGCGCGCCAAGGTCGGGGCGGAACTGGAACCGCTCACCGCGGACCTGGGCGTCGCGCCGCTGGGCCCGACCGCCGGGCCGGCCGCCGCGGCGGCCGCCACAACCGGGCCGGGGCCCAAGGAACCCCTGGAGAGCACCTCCACCGAGCGGGTGCTCGCGGGGGTCGGCCACGCCGGGAACTACTTCTTCCCGGTCGTCGCGCCGCTGGTGCTCTTCCTGGTCGGCGACCGCACGTCCCCGTACCTGCGCCGCCAGGCCCTGGAGTCACTGAACTTCCAGCTCTTCTGCATCATCGGCGGGATCGCGAGCGTGCTGCTCGCGTGGCTGGTGCTGCCGGTCGCCATCCTCATCTGCATCCTCGTGGGATGGATGGTGCTGCCCGCGGTCGCCACGGTCGCGAGCCTGCTCGGGCGCAACTGGCGCTACCCCATGCCCTTCCGGGTGATCAAGGACGACTGA